In one window of Falco cherrug isolate bFalChe1 chromosome 12, bFalChe1.pri, whole genome shotgun sequence DNA:
- the METTL13 gene encoding eEF1A lysine and N-terminal methyltransferase, whose protein sequence is MELLPRSPGEFGSARYWERFFRQRGKRPFEWYGAFPELCPVLQKYVRPRDKVLVVGCGNSELSEQMYDMGMCEDIVNIDISDAVIRQMQERSGSKRPKMRYLLMDMLQMDFPDAHFQVVLDKGTLDAILINEEEATLAKVDKMFAEISRVLQVGGRYLCVSLAQAHVLKKAVEYFSQEDWVVRVHQVAGTGDKQQFVLPVFVYVMTKFRKIPGSALQILEICPEEQDKPMRVESAEQLVAAVKDRQHYALLCSQLSKTPCGEQVSLDLCDKESGKPRYTLHVVDSPLVKSSRDNHFAIFIIPQGRETEWLFGTEEGRRQLAASAGFRRLVTVALHREQHYEGMAGIQEELSGKVMELAPPGLPARQQVPFLSVGGDIGVRVVQHRDTSSLSGEYVVEDVKGDGTCYFRRLIFLCNRNVVQSEARLLAPMPLPGQKKRRKDKKKPSPPEPPAAIDKSYLCCEHHKAMVAGLCLLGDPNPLPGAVLAVLVVGLGGGSLPLFVHDYFSQASVAVVEIDPSMLEVATRWFGFSEGDRMKVHISDGLDYVAKLAAEAPAQCDAIMFDVDSKDLTVGMSCPPPAFVEKPFLQNVKTILKPEGVFVLNLVCRDAQLKESVLATLKEVFPLLYMRRIEGEVNEILFCQPSPEGRRDPKELGTRAGVLEGALQQTGHPWDSSYVLADMLQAIEIL, encoded by the exons ATGGAGCTGCTGCCCCGGAGCCCCGGGGAGTTCGGATCAGCCCGCTACTGGGAGCGGTTCTTCCGGCAGCGGGGGAAGCGCCCCTTCGAGTGGTACGGGGCCTTCCCGGAACTCTGCCCCGTCCTGCAGAAGTACGTCCGGCCCCGTGACAAG GTTctggtggtgggctgtgggaaCTCGGAGCTGAGCGAGCAGATGTATGACATGGGGATGTGCGAGGACATCGTAAACATCGACATCAGTGATGCAGTGATCCGACAAATGCAAGAGCGGAGCGGGAGCAAGAGGCCGAAGATGCGCTACCTGCTGATGGACATGCTTCAGATGGACTTCCCTGATGCCCACTTCCAGGTGGTGCTGGACAAAGGCACGTTGGATGCCATCCTCATCAACGAAGAGGAGGCCACTCTAGCCAAGGTGGACAAGATGTTTGCTGAGATCAGTCGAGTCCTGCAGGTAGGAGGGCGCTACCTCTGCGTCTCTTTGGCTCAAGCCCATGTGCTGAAGAAAGCAGTGGAATACTTCTCCCAGGAAGACTGGGTTGTGCGTGTCCATCAGGTGGCTGGCACCGGGGACAAGCAGCAGTTTGTCCTACCAGTCTTTGTCTACGTCATGACAAAGTTCAGGAAGATCCCTGGCTCAGCATTGCAGATCCTGGAGATCTGCCCTGAGGAGCAGGACAAGCCGATGCGGGTGGAGAGCGCGGAGCAGCTGGTGGCGGCGGTGAAGGACAGGCAGCATTAcgccctgctctgcagccagctgagcAAAACTCCCTGTGGGGAGCAGGTTTCTCTGGACCTATGTGACAAAGAGAGCGGGAAGCCTCGCTACACGCTGCATGTGGTTGACAGCCCCTTGGTGAAATCATCCCGGGACAATCACTTTGCCATCTTCATCA TCCCACAGGGCAGAGAAACCGAGTGGCTCTTTGGGACAGAGGAAGGGCGGAGGCAGCTGGCGGCCAGCGCGGGCTTCAGGCGCCTGGTCACTGTGGCCCTGCACAGGGAGCAGCACTACGAGGGTATGGCTGGCATCCAGGAGGAGCTGtcagggaaggtgatggagctgGCCCCGCCGGGCCTCCCTGCCCGGCAGCAG GTGCCCTTCCTGTCCGTGGGAGGGGACATCGGGGTGCGGGTGGTGCAGCACCGTGACACCAGCTCCCTGAGTGGGGAGTATGTCGTGGAGGATGTGAAGGGGGACGGCACCTGCTACTTCCGCCGCCTCATCTTCCTCTGCAACAGGAACGTGGTGCAGTCGGAGGCTCGGCTCCTGGCCCCCATGCCTCTCCCAG GCCAGAAGAAGCGGAggaaggacaagaagaaaccCAGCCCCCCTGAGCCACCTGCAGCCATTGACAAGAGCTACCTGTGCTGCGAGCATCACAAGGCCATGGTTGcggggctctgcctgctgggggACCCCAACCCACTCCCAG GAGCCGTGCTGGCAGTGTTGGTGGTGGGGCTTGGTGGGGGCAGCCTGCCCCTCTTTGTCCATGACTACTTCTCACAGGCCAGTGTGGCTGTGGTGGAGATCGACCCCtccatgctggaggtggccaCGCGCTGGTTCGGCTTCTCTGAGGGTGACCGGATGAAGGTGCACATCTCCGATGGCCTGGACTATGTGGCCAAGCTGGCGGCTGAAG ccccagcccagtgTGATGCCATCATGTTCGATGTGGACAGCAAAGACCTCACGGTGGGGATGagctgcccacccccagcctttGTAGAAAAGCCCTTCCTGCAGAACGTTAAAACCATCCTCAAGCCAGAAG gagtcTTTGTGCTCAACTTGGTGTGCCGTGACGCCCAGCTGAAGGAGTCTGTCCTGGCCACCCTCAAGGAGGTCTTCCCACTGCTCTACATGCGCCGCATTGAAGGAGAGGTCAACGAGATCCTGttctgccagcccagccccgagGGCCGGCGGGACCCCAAAGAGCTGGGGACACgtgctggggtgctggagggggCCCTGCAGCAGACTGGGCACCCCTGGGACAGCTCGTATGTGCTGGCAGACATGCTGCAGGCCATAGAGATCCTCTGA